A window of the Thermoleophilia bacterium SCSIO 60948 genome harbors these coding sequences:
- the rplU gene encoding 50S ribosomal protein L21 produces MAETYAIIETGGKQYRAQQGTKLTVDRLKADEGDKVTLRPVMFRSDDNVVIAGDDLEKVKVEAKVAGHVRGEKLRIFTYKPKSGQRKRRGHRSELTKLEITEVKMLSRRPAKKKADTDDTKSGSD; encoded by the coding sequence ATGGCCGAGACCTACGCGATAATCGAGACCGGCGGCAAGCAGTACCGCGCCCAGCAGGGCACGAAGCTGACCGTCGACCGGCTCAAGGCCGACGAGGGTGACAAGGTCACCCTGCGGCCGGTCATGTTCCGCTCCGACGACAACGTCGTGATCGCGGGCGACGACCTCGAGAAGGTCAAGGTCGAGGCCAAGGTCGCCGGGCACGTGCGCGGCGAGAAGCTGCGGATCTTCACCTACAAGCCGAAGAGCGGCCAGCGCAAGCGCAGGGGCCACCGATCCGAGCTGACGAAGCTCGAGATCACCGAGGTCAAGATGCTCTCGCGGCGCCCGGCGAAGAAGAAGGCCGACACCGACGACACGAAGAGCGGGAGCGACTGA